The Streptomyces sp. NBC_00510 genomic interval GGGGCGACCACGTCGTTGGCCCGGACCTGGACGTTCGCGCTGCCCTCGGAATCGGACAGGGCGGCGGCCGACTCCACACCCGCGAGGCGCTCGACCGCTTCGACACCCGGCCAGTCCACCAGCGGCGGATCGGCGGATCCAGGTGGCGGGGACGGCACCACGACCGTCACCGAGGTGGCGGTGAGGGCGTCGAACCGGCCGACGATCTGGTTCGCCGCCGTCGACGCCACGCCGATCGTGATGACCAGCGTGCCGATGCCCAGCACCGTGCCCAAGGTCGTCAGGGCGGAACGGACCGGGCGGGCGAGCACCCCGGCCAGGGACTCCGACCACAGGTCCCGCGGGTCCATGAAGGGGCGTTCGTGGGCGTGGGCGTGGGCGCGGCGCCGCACGCCACGGATACCGGGCCTCATGCGCTGTCCTGCCGGAGCATGCCGTCCCGGATCCGCACCCGCCGGCCGGCCCGCCCGCTGACGGCGTCGTCGTGGGTGATCACCAGCAACGTCATGCCCTGGGCCTGCAGTTCGTCGAAGAGCGCGAGCACCGACTCGGTGTTCTCGCTGTCGAGGTTGCCCGTCGGCTCGTCGCACAGCAGCAGGGCGGGCTCGCCCATCAGGGCCCGGGCGATGGCCACCCGCTGCCGTTCGCCGCCGGACAGGCGGCCCGGCAGGAAGCCGAAGCGGTGCCCGAGTCCGACGCGCGTCAGGGCGGCCCGGGCGCGCTCGGCGCGGGTGCGGCGCGCGCGGCCCGGGCGAGGGGTCCGGTAGGTCTCGGCGAGCATGACGTTCTCGTCCACGGTCCGGTACGGCAGCAGGTGGAAGGACTGGAACACGAAGCCGATGCGGCTGCCGCGCAGCGCGGTCCGCTCGGGATCGCCCAGGGTGTTGGTGAGGACCCCGTCGAGCCAGTAGCTGCCCGACGTGGGCCGGTCCAGCAGTCCCAGGGTGTTGAGCAGCGTGGACTTCCCCGAGCCGGAGGGGCCGACGATCGACAGATGCTCCCCCCTCCTGACCTGCAGGTCCACGTCGCGCAAGGCGTGCACCGGTGGGTCGGTGTCGAACACCCGGCCCAGGCCGCTGAGCCGGATCACGGTGTCCGGGTCCGGCGCCTGTTCGGGGGCCGGGCGGGGCGGTACGGGTCTGCGCCTCACCGTCCGACCACCACCCGGTCGCCCTCGTCCAGCGAGCCGCCGTCCGCCCTCACCTCGACCTGCCCGGCGGCCGAGAGGCCCACGGTGACGGGCACGTTCACCACCTCGCCGTCGCGGTCCACCCGTACCCGGGCCCTGCCGTCGGCGCTGGTGTGGACCGCGGCCACGGGCACCACCAGGACGGCGCCCTTGGAGGCGCCCACCTCGATGGTCACCTTGGCGGTGCCGCCCGACTGGTCCTTCAACGGGCCGGGTTCGGGTACGGAGATCACCAGCTGGACCGGAGCGGACGGGTCCGCGCCCGGCTCCGCGCCGGCGTCGGCGTCGGGTTCGGCCCCGCCCTCGTCCTTCGCGTCCGCGCTGGCGCCGTCGCCGTCCTTTCCGGCGTCCGCCTGGGTCCCGGCGCCGCCCACCTGCGCGACGACGCCGCGTACACGGGTGCCGTCCGCCGTCTCGATCCGCGCGGGCATGCCCTCGCGCAGCGCGGAGCCGTCGGCTCCGGGTACGACGGCCCGCACCACCACGTCGGAGCTCGTCACGGTGGCGACCTCGCCGTCCGGGGTGTCACCGAGGCGCACCTTGACCTTGTCGACCCGCACCGGCAGATCGGGCAGGAAGACGACCTCGCCCGCCGGGACCTTGGTGCCGTACGTGGCGGTGAACGCGCTGAGCGCCGCGTTGGCCCGGTCCAGCCGCTGCCGCGCGGAGCGCAGTTCGAGGGCGGACGCCTCGCCGGAGGCCGGCGGGCCCGCCGTGCCGGAACCGCCCTTGCCGCCCTCGCCCCCGCCGTCGGCTCCGCCGCCCTGCGCCGCGAGGACCGCGAGCTGCGCGTCGGTGACGGCGGCCTCCAGGTCGCCCAGCTGCTGCTGGTCGGCGACGCCCGGCTGCTGCGGCGTGAACCCCTTGCCCTGGTACCAGCGGGTCACCGCCGACGCGGTGCCCTGCCGGTAGTCCCCGCTGACGGCCCCCGGATCGTGCCCGATCCTGCGCAGCGCGCTCTGCAACTGCCTGACGTCGTCGCCCGAACTGCTCGGGCCGAGGGCCCGGTACATCGGGACCGAGCCGCGCAGCACGAACACCGGACGGCCGTTCACCTGCATCAGGACGCTGCCCTCGCGCAGTGTGGCACCGGCCTGCGGAAGCCTGGTGACCCGCTGGGTCGCCTCGCCGTCCCCGGCACCGCCCGCGGACCCGACGGACCCGGACAGCGACACCCCGTGCGGTGCCCCGAACTCCACGCCGCCCTGCGCGATCACGTTCGCGGTCAGCTTCCGGCGTTCCACGGCGACGGTGACCGGACCCGCCTCAGGCGGCCGGCGGGAGGCGGCGGCGTCGGCCGGGGACTGCATCTGCGTACCGGCGAACCAGCCGCCCGCGCCGACGAGCGCGACCACGCCCACGATCATCCCGACCTGCTTGCCACGCCCCTTCGGGCCGCTCGGCACACGCCGGCTCATCCGGTGATCCCGGAGAAGGGGTGCTTGGCGAGCTTGGGGAAGTACGCGGCGCGGAACTCCTTGCCGCACTCCAGGTCCTTGCGGGCGATGGTGATCTCCTGGGTGAGCTTGGCCCGCGCCGTGTCCTGGTCCATCTTCTGGACGCCGTCCTGCGGGGTCTGCTGGGCCGTCGCGAACTTCACCATGTCCCCGATGGCCGTCGGCTGCGTCGTCGTCACCGCGATGCCCTCGTCGCGCAGGCAGGACGCGAACCGCTGCGCCAGGGAGATCAACCGGGGATCCCCGTTGAGGGCCTGCTTCGCGGCGCGGTCCCGCTCCTCGTTCGCGGCGTGCTCACGGTCGAGTTCGGCCTGGGACTTCTCCGGCCCGTAAGCCTTCTCGATTCCCTCCTTCACACATCCCGGAAGCATCACCTTCTTCCCGCTCGCGAGTTGCTTCGCGGTGCCCATCGCCTTGTCGTAGGCCTTGCGCTGGGCCGGGGACAGCGCGTTGAGGTAGGCCTCGTCCGGGTTGGTCATCTCCTGGGCCTCGTGGGCCTTGCTGCCGGGGACGTCGGGGTCGTCCGGGTAGACGGCGGCCGCGAAGAAGCCGAAGCCGTACTTGTCGCGGTACTTCTTGGCCAGTTCGTAGTCCTGACCGTCGACCGGGATGGCGGCGGCGTCGGCGCCCGACACGTGCGGGGTGTAGGTGAAGCCCTTCTTCCGCATGCAGGCGGCAATGGTGTTCTGCGACACGTATTGCTGTCTGGTGCCCTCGTCGGCTCCCTCGGGAATGGCCAGTTCACCGTTGGCGGCGGCCCGCGAGGGCGACGTGGAGCCGTCGGAGGAGGAGCCGGCGGATGCGGCGGTACCGCCGTCGCCCTGGGAGCATCCGGCGAGCGCGAGGGCGAGCGCGAGGACACCGGCGGCCGCTGCCGGCCGCAGTGCACGCGTGGTGGGTGTGGGAGCCATGTCGTTCCATCACTTCGTTCGAAAGGTGTCACGGCGGGGCGATGCGCCCCGTTGACGTCCTCAACCCGGTGGACCACCGCTCAGGGCTGAGCCGTTTCCGGCAATGTGACGCACGTCACGGTTCGGGGCGGGAGGCCTGGTCGGCGGCGTGTGTTCCCCGGGCAACCGAACGGCGCTCCACCCGGTTGGAACAGGAGTGAGGAGTTCAACCGGGACGGGAGCGCGATGGCAGGGGGCCTGCGCGGTGCGGGAGTCGGGGCCGGGCGGCCGTCCCGTGGAGGGGAGTGAGGACCATGCGCGCCGCGCCTGACGAGCAGTGGCACGAGACGGAACAGGCGCTGCGCCGCCTCCTGCACGACGCGGTGCCGCAGACCGCCGGCCCCGCCGACCGCATGACGCGGATCAGGTGGCGTGTGCGGCGGCGCAGGCGGCGCCGCGCGGCAGTCGCCGGCGCGGCCACGGCGGTGGCCGCCGTCGTGGGCTGCGTGACCTTCGTACCGGGGCTGCGGCCACCGGGTGAGGCACGGACGCCGGCCGACGCGCCGGGACAGCGGCACGCCCTCCCCGCCGCGACGCCGTCGCCGGGAGCCACGGGGGACCGCACGACGGTCCGCCTCCTGAGCGGCACCGGACTGACGCTGCGGGTGCCGCGGACCTGGCACGGCCTGTCCGTCGACGATCGCGGCACGGCGACGGGCTTCGTCTCCTCGCAGTCCCTGAGCCTCCCGCCACGCGACTCCTGCCCCGACCTGGCGGAGGACGCGCTGCCCGCCTGCGAGCCGCTGGAGGAACTCGGCGAGGACGGGGTGCTGATGACGTTCCGGACCGCCGCGACGGGCAAGGCCGACCTGGCGAAGCCCCTCCGGATGAGCGAGCCGGCACCCGCCGGCAAGAGCTGCCAAACAGTGCGGGGCGACACGGAGATCCTCGCCTGGGGTTACGGCCGCTCGGCGGCGTACGGCAAGCCCTTCGAGGTGCGCATCGACGTGTGCCTGCGCGAACCGTCGGACGCCACCCTCACCACGGTCACGCAGGCCCTGAAGACGGCGTTCCCCAGCGCCGGCGGCTGACGGGAGACGGCGGGCCCATGGACCGTCGGGCAGACGGTGCGTTCCGGGCGTCGCGGCACAACCAAACCCTTGCCCGGCATGTCGTACATGGAAAGGAAGCAAGAGCCGCAATGCAAGGGGGAACCATGCGTGCGAAACGATACGGGGTGGTGCTGGCCGCCCTGGTGATGGCGGGTGCGGGGGTGGCCGTGGCGGCGCCCGCGGTGGCCGCGGCGCCCGCGGCGGCGTGCCCGACGGGCTGGGGCAGCCTCCCGAAGTCCGGGACGGACGCCGACCTCGGGTCACTGACCGACATCAGGACCGGCAGCCACGAGTGCTACGACCGTGTGGTGTTCGACGTGCCCACCGCCGGCACCGACGCGATCGGCTACACCGTGCAGTACGTCGACGCCGTCCACCAGGACGGCTCGGGGCGGGTCATACCGGTCTCCGGCGGGGCGATCATCGAGATCCGGGTGGCCGCCCCCTCGTACGACCCGCAGACCGGCGCCGCGACGTACCCGGGCCGGGCGGGGCGGACGCTGCCGGGCGTCGACCTGACCGGCTACCGCACCTTCCGGGACGCGAGGTTCGCGTCGAGCTTCGAGGGTGACACGCAGGTGGGCCTCGGTGTGCGGGCCCGGCTGCCGTTCCGGGTGTTCCAACTCTCCGACCGCCTGGTGATCGACGTGGCCCACACCTGGTGAGGCGCTCCCGCCGGCCGGGCCCGGTGGCGTGACGCCACCGGGCCCGGCCCGGGCGGCCACGGCCTTGACCAGTAACTCCTGTGAATTCCTGGGGCGGTTGAACACTCCGGGGGTGGTGTCCGTATGTGTGGACGGCTTGTCGTGTTCAGGCCGCCAATCATCAGGCGCGCAGGAGGGTTTCCTTGGTACGCAATTCGCGCAGACGTGCTACCGGCACACGTAGCGGCACCTTTGTAGCCGTCGCCCTGATGCTGGGAGGCGGTGTCCTGGTAACGGCGAACGTGTTCGCCTCGGCGACCGAGGGGGACTCGTCGGGTCAGACGGCCCAGACGACCTCCGCGGGCCAGGCGATCACGGTCGACTGTCCGGACGTCGGCACGGAGCTCACCTCCGTGCCCGAGCAGGCGAAGGAGGACGTCGACAAGGAACTCGCCCTTCTGGACCAGCAGATAGCCGAGGCCTACCAGAGGCTGAAGGAGACGTCGGCAGCCCAGCAGCAGGACCCCGGTTTCGTGGACAACGCGGTCCTGGGCCCGCTGAAGGACAAGCGCGCCGCGACGATCGCGCGCATCCTGCAGGCCATCGACCGTGTGGGGGACCCCCCGCAGGGTGTCGAGGGCCTCGCGGGGTGTACGGTCCGCTCCACCGATGCCCAGGAAGGCCAGCAGGGCCAGGAGGGCCAGCAGGGCCAGGAAGGCCAGCAGGGCCAGGAGGGCCAGGAGGGCAGCCCGCAGCCGTCCACGGGTGACGGCGGCCAGAACGGTCAGGGCGACCAGGGCGCCCCGGCCGGGCAGGGCGGCGGCCAGGGCGGCAACGGCCCCGTCGTGGCGGACTTCGCCGACATCATGAGCGTGAACCCGAACGCGCCGCGCGGCCCGCAGCCGTCGGACGCCTCTTCCGGCACGTTCTCGTCCGAATGCGGTGTCAACGCAGGCGGTCTGTTCAACTCCGACAACATCATCGTCGCCCCCGGAGTGACCAACGGCGCCCACCACTTCCACGACTACATCGGCAACCAGTCCAACAACGGACTCGCCACCATCGACGACCTCGCCAAGGCGGAGACCAGCTGCAAGGACCAGGGCGACAAGTCGTCGTACTACTGGCCCGTGCTGCGCGTGCAGGACGGCACCGTGGAGCGGGACGCCGGGGCGCCCGGCGGCGGCACCGAGGGCAACGCCGGGAAGATCGTGACGCCCAAGGAGGTCACGCTCACGTTCGTCGGCAACCCCGTCAGCAAGGTCACGCCCATGCCGCGCCTGCTGCGCATCATCACGGGCGACGCCAAGGCCTTCGTCAACGGGCCGGCCAACGCCAACGCCTCCTGGAGCTGCACGGGTCTGGAGGACCGGCAGCTGAAGGACAAGTACCCGCTCTGCCCCGACGGCAGCGACGTGGTCCGCACCTTCCGGTTCCAGAGCTGCTGGGACGGCCAGAACGTCGACAGCGCCAACCACCGCACCCACGTGGCCTTCGCCGACGCGGGCGGCAACTGCCCGCAGGGCTTCAAGGCCATCCCGCAGCTCGTCCAGCGGATCGTGTACGACGTCCAGGCGCCGAGCGTCCAGGACGGCGGCAAGACGGTGCCGTTGTTCGCGGTGGACTCCTTCCCCGAGAACCTGCACAAGCCGATCACCGACCACGGCGACTTCATCAACATCTTCGACGAGGGCCTGATGCAGGAGGTGGCCGACTGCATCAACCAGGGCCGCACCTGCGGCGCCGGCGACGACGGTGCGGAGGAGCCCGGCAACGGCGGGAACGACGACCCCGGTGCGGAGGAGCCCGGCAACGGCGGGAACGACGACCCCGGTGCGGAGGAGCCCGGCAACGGGGGCAACGACAACCCCGGCGCGGAGGAGCCCGGCAATGGGGGCAACGACAACCCCGGCGCCGAAGAACCCCCGGCCGACACCCCGGACGACGACCAGAACGGAGGCGACAACACCCCCGACGCTCCCGTCACAGTGACGCCCAAGGCCGACACCACGCCTACGGCGGGCCAGGACGACACCGCCAACCCGCCCGCCGGCGGCCACGAGCACCACGGAGAGCAGCAGGGCGGGCAGCAGGGCGAGGAGCAGGGCGGACAGCAGTCGACGGCGCCCGGGCAGTCCCCCGCCCCCGGCGGGTTCGCCCCGAGCCCCGCGGGACAGGCCAACCAGCAGGCGATCAACGGCGGTCTGGCCGACACCGGGACCAACCTGTGGCCGGCCGGCCTCGGAGCGGTCCTGGCGATCGCGGGATTCCTCCTGCTCCGCAGGGTGAAGCGCGGCGCGCTCTAGCTCCGCTTCCCAGGCGGCCGCAGTGAAGTCCCCCTTGGCGACCGGGCGTACCGCCCGGTCGCCAAGGGCGTTGTCCGGCTAGTCGGAGACCCCGGCGCCGTCCAGGAGCCGGTGCATGTCCTCGGCGGGCAGACCGGGGTTGCCGGCGGCGAGATGGGTCGTGTCGGGGTCGTCGAGCAGTTCGCGGATCAGCGGTACGGGCAGCCGCGGGTGACGGGCCGCCGCCCAGCGCCGGTCGGGGTCGCGGGCGAACTCCTCCAGGGTCTCCACGGGCAGGTCCGGGTCGGTCAAGGCGAGACGACGTTCCTCGGGGTCCGTCGAGTCCGCGAACCGCTCCGCGAGGCCCGCGGCGGGGAACCGCAGGTGGGAGGCGAACATCATGACCGCGCGGTGGGTGCCGTTGAGGTAGAGGTCCAGCAGGGTTTCCGGCGGCGGCTCCGGGTGGAACTCGCACAGCAGGAGCCGCACGGCGAAGTCCTCGTCCCGGGAGAGCAGTTCGACGTACTCGGGCTCCAGGCCAGGGCACACGGCGGCGCTGCGGCGCAGCCACGTGTGCGCGGAGGTCGCACATCGCCGCAGGACCTCCGGGTCGTCCCGGGCCTCCCACACCCAGTCCAGCACGTCCAGGCGGTCCTCGGGGCCCACGGTGTAGTCGACGGCCGCGCGTTCCCGCTCCGTCAGTTCCGGCCTGGCGGAGACGACCAGCCGTACGTGTGGATCCGGGTGGGTGGCCAACCGCGCGACGAGGTCCGGGGGGAGGGAGGGGTTGGCGGCGACGGACCCCGGGTGGTCGTCGGTGACCAGGCGTTCGGCGAGTTCGCGGCTCAGCTTCCCGTGGCGGAGCACCGTCTTCTGGAGCCAGGAGTCCGCGAGGCTCTCCACGAGCCAGGCCGTGCGTTCTGCGTCCTGATGGCAGACGCGCATTGCGGCGGTGCGTCGCACGTCGAGGTCGTCGTCGTGGAGCAGCGCCTCCTTGGTGTCGTCGGTGAGGGAGTCCCACGCGCGGCAGGCCGCCTGGCGCAGGGGGCCGTCCGGACGGTCCGCCAGTCCCGCCAGGAGGTGGCCGGGCACGGCGTGCGAGGTGACGGTCTCGCAGCGGATCCGCCCGTCCGGGTGGGCGAGGAGTCGTTCGTACGCCCGGTCGGGCAGGGGCTCCACGGGTTTCCTGTACGGCGTCGGGCCGATGGCCAGGGCCATGACGACCCTGCGCGACGGATCGTCGAGTAGGCGGGCCCGCTGGGCGGGGTCCGCGTTCGCGCTCGTGGCGAATTCGATCCGCAGTTCCGGGTCGGGGTCGGTCACGATCGCGTCGACCACCCCCGGCGGAAGACCTCGGCGTTGGGCGACGTTCCGCCTGATCGCCTGGTCGTCGTGTGTGAGCAGCCGCAGCAGGACGTCCGCCGGCGCGGAGGGATTCCAGGACAGATACGCCAGGGCGGCGACGTGGTGGTCGGCCATGGTGTCAGGCACCCCCCGCCGCGCGGCGCTCGGCGACCCGGAGGGTGGTGGCGGCCGCCACACCCGCCGCCAGGCCGAAGGTCAGCGCGGCCGGGACCCCGATGCCCAGGCTGGCGGAGAGGTACAGCAGCCCCCAGTGCAGGCCCGCCCCGTCCACGGCGACCCGCAGCAACTGCGAGGTGATCAGCCCGAGGACGGTCGCGCAGACCGCGCCGACCGCCATGGCGGGGAACGTGGCCCGTGTCAGCAGTACGGGCAGCCGCCGCAGCATCCACCAGACCACGGCGAGCAGCAGCACGTCGGCGGCGCGGGCCAGGAGCCAGTCGGTCAGCGCGCCGCCGGACGGGGTCGTCCAGGCGCCCAGGAGCAGCCACTGGCGCAGCAGGTCGCCCGGCTCGGAGAGCAGGCCGATGCCGGGGGAGTAGGTCTGGAGGGCGGCGGCGACCGACTGGTACGAGAGCACCACCAGGGACACCGCGACCACCGCCGTCCCGACGGTCGCGGCCAGACGGCCCGCACGCGCCGGGACGGCCGCCTGGGGGAGCGGGTCCGCGCCCTTGGCCGTGATGCGCGCCGTGAGCACCGTCACCACCGCCGCGAGCAGCGCGGCCACCGCGACGGCCTGCCGCCCGGTGGTGATCACCGAGGCCAGCTGGGGCAGGAAGCGGTAGCTGCCGTGCCCGTGCGAGGCGATCAGCCACGGCGCGGAGACGGTGACCGCCAGCGTTCCGGCCACCAGGCCCCACGCCCACACCGCGAGCAGCGTGGCGGGCCACCGGCCGTGCACCGGGGGCAGTCTGCGCAGCAGGAGCAGCGCCCCGGGCACGAAGAACGCGAAGACCGCGGCGAACCGGATCTGCAGCCCGGTCCTGTACAGCGTGAGGTAGTCGGTGCCGCCCGTCGGCGCGCCGAAGGGCTGCCCCCAGCCCGGCGGGTCGTACGACCAGGGGGTCAGCCACGTGCCGAGTTCCGCGGCCGCCCGGCCGCCGATCACGTCGACGGTGCCCGGCAGGTTCAGCGCGTGCGCGCTCGACCCCGCCCACCACAACAGCGCCGTGAGCAGCAATCCCCCGGTCAGGACCGGTATCGCCGCACGCCGGTAGGTCATCGTCCGTCCCCCGCTTCGATCGTTCGTCCAGCGGGCGTTGATCATAGGGGCACCCCGCCCCGGTCCCGGGGCGGGGTGAGCCCGCCCGTCCGGATCCCACAGCTCCCGGGTGCCGGTCACCGCGCCGGCCCCGGCCGGCGGCGTCCCGGTCGCCACCAGCGGTTCGACGTCCCCCCGTGGCCCGTACGTCGACAACAGCGCACGCACTTCATGCCTCCCCACGCCCTGAATTCCGGTTACGGCGGGCGATTCTGCGGCACTCCCAGGGGCTTGCCGCAAGCCCCCCGGTGCGCTATACGTTGGGAACGGATTGGAGTGGGCGAGCTCCTTTCCTTTTCTTTTTCGCGCCCGCGCCGGAGCCCGCCGGAGGGGCGTCCCGGCATCGTCCCGGTACCGCCCCGGCACCGCCGCAGCGCCGAGGCCCAGGCCCCGCCCCGAACGCAGGAAATCCCCGTACGCAATTGCGGTACGGGGATTTCCTCACGTATATTGAGTGTTTCTGTGCGCGCACAGAAACGGCCCCTCACCGGGGGCCACTGGAATCACCATATCCGACAGGGAGCGAATGTGTCAACTCGCGAAAGAGTCGAACTGCAGAAGGAGCAGGAATTCATCGACCGGCTCTACGAGCGGGTCGACACGCTGCGCGGGGTCGCCACCCGGCGCGTCGAGGACGCGCTGACCCCGGTGGGCAACGGCATGCAGGCCCGTCTCGAACGTGACGTCCTCGTCGCCGAGCGTTCCGGTCTGCTGGCGGCCCTCAACGCGGTCGACGGCTCGCTGTGCTTCGGCCGGATCGACCTCCAGGACGGTGCCGCGCACCACATCGGCCGCATCGGGATCCGTGAGGACGACACCGACCACACCCCGCTCCTGATCGACTGGCGCGCACCGGTCGCCCGGCCGTTCTACGTCGCCACCGGGCACACGCCCATGGGTCTGCGCCGGCGCAGGCACATCACCACCGAGGGCCGCCGGGTCACCGAGCTGCACGACGAGATCCTCGACCTCGAGGACGACGACCGCAGCGGCTTCGAGGACCGCACCGGCGACGCCGTGCTGCTCGCCGCCCTCAACTCGGCCCGCACCGGCCGCATGGCCGACATCGTGCGGACCATCCAGGCCGACCAGGACCGCATCATCCGCGCCCCGCACCGCGGCGTCCTCGTCGTCGAGGGCGGCCCCGGCACCGGCAAGACCGCGGTCGCGCTGCACCGGGCGGCCTTCCTGCTGTACGAGCACCGTGAGCTGCTGGCCAAGCGCGCGGTCCTGATCGTGGGCCCCAACCCGGCCTTCCTCCGCTACATCGGCGAGGTGCTGCCCGCCCTCGGCGAGACCGGCGTCATGCTCGCCACGCAGGCCGAACTCTTCCCCGGCGTCCACGCCCGCGGCACCGACACCCCGCGCGCGGCGGCCGTCAAGGGCGCCGCGGACATGGCCGAGGCGCTCGCCCTCGCCCTGCGCGACCGCCAGGTGCTGCCCGAGCCCGGTGCGCCGATCGTCATCCCGCACGACGACGGCGAACTCGTCCTGGACTGGGAGATCGCCTACCAGGCCCGGGACGCCGCCCGCGAGACGCGCCTGCCGCACAACCTCGCCCGGCCGTACTTCGCGTTCCACGTCATCGACGCCCTCACCGCGCAGCTCGCCGACCGCATCGGCG includes:
- a CDS encoding ABC transporter ATP-binding protein — its product is MRRRPVPPRPAPEQAPDPDTVIRLSGLGRVFDTDPPVHALRDVDLQVRRGEHLSIVGPSGSGKSTLLNTLGLLDRPTSGSYWLDGVLTNTLGDPERTALRGSRIGFVFQSFHLLPYRTVDENVMLAETYRTPRPGRARRTRAERARAALTRVGLGHRFGFLPGRLSGGERQRVAIARALMGEPALLLCDEPTGNLDSENTESVLALFDELQAQGMTLLVITHDDAVSGRAGRRVRIRDGMLRQDSA
- a CDS encoding peptidoglycan-binding protein; the protein is MSRRVPSGPKGRGKQVGMIVGVVALVGAGGWFAGTQMQSPADAAASRRPPEAGPVTVAVERRKLTANVIAQGGVEFGAPHGVSLSGSVGSAGGAGDGEATQRVTRLPQAGATLREGSVLMQVNGRPVFVLRGSVPMYRALGPSSSGDDVRQLQSALRRIGHDPGAVSGDYRQGTASAVTRWYQGKGFTPQQPGVADQQQLGDLEAAVTDAQLAVLAAQGGGADGGGEGGKGGSGTAGPPASGEASALELRSARQRLDRANAALSAFTATYGTKVPAGEVVFLPDLPVRVDKVKVRLGDTPDGEVATVTSSDVVVRAVVPGADGSALREGMPARIETADGTRVRGVVAQVGGAGTQADAGKDGDGASADAKDEGGAEPDADAGAEPGADPSAPVQLVISVPEPGPLKDQSGGTAKVTIEVGASKGAVLVVPVAAVHTSADGRARVRVDRDGEVVNVPVTVGLSAAGQVEVRADGGSLDEGDRVVVGR
- a CDS encoding DUF1996 domain-containing protein yields the protein MLGGGVLVTANVFASATEGDSSGQTAQTTSAGQAITVDCPDVGTELTSVPEQAKEDVDKELALLDQQIAEAYQRLKETSAAQQQDPGFVDNAVLGPLKDKRAATIARILQAIDRVGDPPQGVEGLAGCTVRSTDAQEGQQGQEGQQGQEGQQGQEGQEGSPQPSTGDGGQNGQGDQGAPAGQGGGQGGNGPVVADFADIMSVNPNAPRGPQPSDASSGTFSSECGVNAGGLFNSDNIIVAPGVTNGAHHFHDYIGNQSNNGLATIDDLAKAETSCKDQGDKSSYYWPVLRVQDGTVERDAGAPGGGTEGNAGKIVTPKEVTLTFVGNPVSKVTPMPRLLRIITGDAKAFVNGPANANASWSCTGLEDRQLKDKYPLCPDGSDVVRTFRFQSCWDGQNVDSANHRTHVAFADAGGNCPQGFKAIPQLVQRIVYDVQAPSVQDGGKTVPLFAVDSFPENLHKPITDHGDFINIFDEGLMQEVADCINQGRTCGAGDDGAEEPGNGGNDDPGAEEPGNGGNDDPGAEEPGNGGNDNPGAEEPGNGGNDNPGAEEPPADTPDDDQNGGDNTPDAPVTVTPKADTTPTAGQDDTANPPAGGHEHHGEQQGGQQGEEQGGQQSTAPGQSPAPGGFAPSPAGQANQQAINGGLADTGTNLWPAGLGAVLAIAGFLLLRRVKRGAL